In the genome of Juglans microcarpa x Juglans regia isolate MS1-56 chromosome 6S, Jm3101_v1.0, whole genome shotgun sequence, the window CCTTATCCAGTACTACTCGTTGTGGTCTTTAATATTAcaactagggtttaaagaggaCTGAGTACTTCTCATGATATTCCAAAATATCACGAGCAATTCTGCTGTTTTCTTCGGTTAGGTTTGAGTCTTTGACACGATTAAATTTCTACTTAGTAGCCCTATACTATATActtgctaataaaaaaaaaaaataagaagatataaaaaaaaaaaaattcaaatcaaaagTGTGTGGTGTAAGTGTTGAATAGAAGAACTCTTGACATGAACTCAGAGGAGTAGAAGACAACTCGCATATACTtgtgctagctagctgctcCTTTTCTTTGACTcgatatatatattagatataaagGAAAGCAAACGGAGATTAGCAAACAACCAGCTTGCATGCCTATGAACTAGTGATCATATCATGCGTACAGTAATGCATATAAACGTACATCCGaatttcctcattttttttttttgttttttttgtgatttttgttggaAAATATACTCTTAACAAGTTGTACAGTACTAAGGGAGGAGAATTAAGCTACTTTAATGCAGAAAGCTGCTAGCAAAAAGAGGGTGTGGCATTCCAGTAGTTCCACCTCAACTCCAAGGTCTGGTTCAATATAAGACAGCTTCGCCCTCAATTATTCTAAGCATGTGGTGAACTGCTCCTGCTATGTCATCTACTGAAGTGAGTTGGCATCCTTCTTCAACCTGCATTCAGAaatgaaaaagttttatttagcagaaaactcaaatttttagaaaatcGGGGGCAGAGATCAGTTCCTTCCAAACATAGAAAACGCTACAAATTTCAGAAAAaaggactctctctctctctggcccTCTGGGTGCGCACACCAATGACCTTTTGGTTTAGGGAAGAAGGCCGAAAAATGAGcaaaattctttcatatattaTGAACAGTGGTGAAACTCGGATTTTGGTTAAGGGAAGCTAGGCGGCTGGATATAATATTAGAACTCAATTATATATTAGCGATAATGCCGTTGATCTGATCATATTATAATAGCACCTTCAATCAAATCAAGTTTTCTGATCTACTAATATAGATGATGATCGATGTATCGCTAGCTAGAGCGAGCTCTATGAGAGTTTCTTCTTTCATTAACATGATATATATCGAACGTTTGAAAAACATAGATTAAGAAGCTAATTATAAATGGCTTCTTGTATTTGATTctaaaataagttatatatatagttgtgatcaataaataaacttacttgcaaataaatttattctttctGGGCAGAAAGTACAAACACATtagatagaaaagaaaatacataatTCTTTCGTACCTTGGCACTGATTGAGTAGAGGACCAAGGGGTCCATGGTGGTCACATTGAGGTGAAGGATGGACAGGCGAAGTGTCTGAAACCCGGCAACCAACTTTGAAAGCTGTCTAGGGTTTCGTCGCGTCAGGATTCTAAGGTTTGCATGGGTTTCGATCAAACTCACCTCGATATCAGCTATGGCATCCTCAGTTTTCGTAGTATACTTGTTAGGGATCTGCGACCACGTGTACTGTGGATACACAAAAAACTGTGAAAATGGCGGTTGCCGGAATTTGCAGGTTGTGGCATCTTCGTCGATTAATGCTCCCACTCCTGGTTGCGGAAGTTGGAGTTTCTGAGCTTCGAGTGACTGCAAGAGGTGCTCAAGTTCCTTCACAAATTCTATAGCACCTCCTACTATGGAGGCCTGGTCaccctacaaaaataaatgtttttcatTAAAGGGTTTAATGAAAACTGGTGGAATATGATTTATAAAGAtgatatgatgatgaagaaaatggagaaactAACTTCAATTTCTAATGAGATCGAGCTGCGATAATCCCATTTTTTCCGTTTCAGCTAGGCCATACCTAATGCTTAATTCCTTTATCACGTGACAGACAAACATGGAAAAATCTATTGAATTACAAAATGCAGTACTGGGGACGGGGGGGAAAATCTGAAGGAATAACTGGTGGGAGCCTGCAGTCAAAAGTGACAACTTCAGCTTTGCTTTTACATGACTGGTCTCTGATGAGTTTTGCTGCATTACCTGACTTTACGCCGAACTTTTCCAAATGAATCATAGCTGGGTCTGGAATTCATTCAGTCCGGCTTTTCAGAACCCaccaaatttctcaaattttatttattccaGCCATGAAAATCTAAGCGATGATACCTTTTTATACCGTGATATGTCAATTAATGCAGCATGCAAGAGTAATATCATTGGAATTATATATGGTATGGAAGTTTAGCAATAATCTATTGGCCAGATTGCCTCATGTTTGTTTAAACAGAAATTCTTCAAAATGGAAATGCGTTTTCATCCCGAAACAGACATGGAGAGAAATACGAAAGAAGGAAGAATAAAAAACACACCCTCTGGGCATAGGATTCAGGCATGAGGGAGCGCAAGACGGAGAGGTGCTCATTCATCTGTTTCCTGCGGTTTCTTTCAACAGCAATGTGCGTCATCCTTTGTGTCTCAGCTTCTTCCTTGTTCTTGCACACCCTTGgctttctcctcctcttcttcctcccttGAACCGCCAAATTCTGCCCCCGTTCTACAACTTGTGACCTACCACAGTGGCGCTTTTGGGTCATCAATGAAGAGTTCTCCAAAATAGCACCTTGGTTTTGAGGTGGCATTGCATTCTCTAATAAAAAACTGGTCTCTGAAGAGTCATGGCCGCTGTATGGTGCTGCAGAGATAGTGTCGTAGACTATGAAGTTAAAAAGCTCATTTGAAGAAAGAGCTTCTAAAGCCATTTTTATCCAACTGTAAAACttatttcctttccttcccCTTCAAATGGACTTGAGTTGATGACCCAACACTGTTATCGGTTCCAATTCAAATACAACAATCATTTTATAGCAGAACCCTATTCTTGAACTTTTGAGAGAGAGGGTGTAGCTTAAAATAATGTGAAGTGCTCTAGAGATATGGTGCACGTGAGAGGGCAGAAAAGGAGTTGTGcttttctgcttcaaaaagtGAAGGAAACAGAAAGAGGTTCTTCTCTCATCCTTTTTTCTGTCTTACTTCCCGATTTCATAGATCATAACCAAGACCGGGACAGACTCTGCAATGGAGACGGTGTTGGGGGACCCAAATCTATATAGAAATAAGCatacaaacaacaaaacaagcTGTACAAAAGCTACCCCTCACATTCAAATCTGTGTTGGGCTTTGCAGTGAATGACTGCCCCACGCACCCTTAGATTCTCATATACATAATTTTGACACACAAAAGCTTTAACCTATGCTCGACGATGCATTGTACACTACATGACATGGTTTATCTAGATGCAACATTTTATCTATaagaaaagctttttttttttttttttcaaactgctactatataatttgatttgtaagagaaacttaaaaattaaatatctttcaaatcaaattctcCGTATCATCAATATGAAAAATCATGTATCATCCATACTGACttataatatatgatttgtAAGGATGGATCTATATACTGATGTTGATGTATCTAGTGAGAGCTGGTTTTACATAATAAGTAGCCAAAGGCATGTGGCTTGGTTGGCATAGCGTTCAGTTTTCAAAATGGAAGTCTGAAGTTTGAAAGTCCTGTcctccaaatttaaaaaaaaaaaaaaaaaactttttaaaaaaaagtaattgcaAGCCATGGATAATCCTTTTTTGTAGAAAGGGCATGCTGATTAACATGCCTATATAAATTAGAACAGGGCATACTAAAATGAAATTAGTGATTTGCTAATCAGCATTTAACTGACTGTGAGCAGCATAAGCACGTCAGGAAGTTGTCACTGTCACTGCTGCAATGAAAACGAGTTATGGATCGCACTGAGCAAAAGAAGGACTAAGGTGATTTAATAGGGCATTGGATTGcgtttttttttgggtattcaCTCATTTACAGGCAACGGAAAGCTTGCTTACTGCTTTCCAGACAGAGACGTAAAGCTATGGCAATTAGTTAATCACAAACTCTATGCAAATTATAATTGCATGCATGGATAAGAGAAGTATTACCAAAACATCAGGTAGGAGGCCGTAACCTAATCGAAAAAAGATGAGttatttatatgataaaaaCTAGATGAAGAACTACATTCACCTCTTGTATAGCCTAGCTGCTTGCATCTCTCATCAAGCATTAGGCctaccttttttttgtttttttaggcTCGTCCTTTTGTTTTGCGTTAACTTACATATGAGAATCACAGGGCTATGTTTATCACGGGAGAAAGAGGGATAGAGACAGGGAGACAGAGCgcatatatttgtatatatatataaacaaaatgaagGATAGGGATTATATACAAAGACTGAACTGTAGCCTTATCTGGTGAGGAGGACATATGAAGGAGGGTGGTCGAACTTGGGCCATGGGTCCAGGCTGTCAGGCTCTCTGACGGTTAATCCACGTGACTATCAGCTTCAGCTCTCGAGAAAGTGCAATTTTAACGTCAATTTTtaccatgttaaaaaaaaatctcatgctCCAATATTTCTATCTTTCTGTTTTCCCTGATAATATTGGTTAATGGTTTCAAGCTCCTTTTTTCATCTCCTTGCACGCTTTGCCTGTGCAAATGGAACATGCATGCAGTGGCACAAACGCCAGCATTATACCAAAGAAGAGCTACAACAAAGATGGGTTTTATTCTGCCTTTTTTTAGTATAAATGGGTAAATGGGAATGTGAAAAGTACGTGCAGCAGCTTCATGTGCATGCGAATGGGTGGGAT includes:
- the LOC121237099 gene encoding transcription factor bHLH71-like; this encodes MALEALSSNELFNFIVYDTISAAPYSGHDSSETSFLLENAMPPQNQGAILENSSLMTQKRHCGRSQVVERGQNLAVQGRKKRRRKPRVCKNKEEAETQRMTHIAVERNRRKQMNEHLSVLRSLMPESYAQRGDQASIVGGAIEFVKELEHLLQSLEAQKLQLPQPGVGALIDEDATTCKFRQPPFSQFFVYPQYTWSQIPNKYTTKTEDAIADIEVSLIETHANLRILTRRNPRQLSKLVAGFQTLRLSILHLNVTTMDPLVLYSISAKVEEGCQLTSVDDIAGAVHHMLRIIEGEAVLY